The DNA window AGTCGGTGTAGTTGCACTACTTGACGTTCGCTGCCACAACGACTGACAAGAAATTACAGCAACTCAGTTCATGCTGAGAACATCGAATGGTAGGTAGAACTCAGAGCTACTATTCCACACCATCTATTCAACAGCTAGCTAATGATACCACCGCTTATGTCCTCTTGAGGCAGGCCTGCACCAGCGCGCTGTCGGTCCAGGTGTTGCCGTTCTTGGTCGGCACCTCGCTGAGCTCGTACGTGGTTGGGTCGAAGGAGCCGGCCGCCCAGCCGATGTAGCCGAGGAAGACGTCCGAGTTTTGGCTGTGGTGTTGCGCAAGCAAAGCTGTCAGCAACAAtaacaacagcaacaacaacaaggagagtaaaaaagaaaagaaaactCACTTCAGAAAATCCAGCTGCTGGCAGAAGTACTTCTTGCACGAGTCGgtgttgccgccgcccgtctcgCTGAGGATGGCCGTGCGGTTGTTGGTCTTGAGCCACGTGGCCAGGGGCTGGAAGGTGTCGCTGACGTTGTCCGTCACGCACTCGGTGTGTGTTCCCGAGTTGTCCGAGTCGAGATATTCTGGCACGCAACGATAGATCAGCTCTATGGCCGCGAAATTCTGCTGGAATCTAGAGGCAGGTGGACCGATGGCTGAGCTTACTGTGCACGTCGATGATGAGCCCGTCGGTCGTTCCATCCGGGTTCTTGACCTTGAGCAGGGCCGGGCCCGACTTGGTCGGCATCGCCTGCGCCGATGTCCAGCTGTTGCCCAGTGGTCAGCTTCCGGAGTCGCTCAAACAACGACTTCATCAGTCAGATGGAACCACACGCACTCATTGCCAGGCAGGGCGATCATCTGGGTCTTGGCAACAGCCCGGATTGCGGTGACGACCGCCTGGACCGTGTCCGCCCACGTGCCGATGTCGGGGACGTCGTGGGGCTGCAGTTTGGCTGTCAGCGGTTGAATTTGCGTCTGCAGTCACGAATCAATAGGCTGGCTGACCTCGTTCATAACGCCAAAGATGACCTTGGTCTGGTTCGCATATTTCGTCGCGAGCTGCGTCCACAGACTAGTGAACTGGTCATTTTGCGGACCGCCCTGTCCAATGATCTGCCCGTTCCAGCGCGCATCTTCGGCCGTGTTAGTCATTGAGTGTCCTGGACAGAGACCGGCCGGGTCCGGGCTTACAGTTGTGAATCTGTGATGGAGTTAGCAATTAGTGATGGTGCTATTAGCAGCCTGCCAACTCACGTCGAGCATGCAGTATGCGCCCGTGGCCAAGCAAGCCTGGACCAGCTGATCGTAGCGCCCGAAGTTCCCCGAGTCCAGGGTGCCGCCGAGGTTGTTGTTCACCAGGTACTGCCAGCCCACCGGCAGGCGGAAGATATTCAGGCCATCGTCCTGGGTGAAGTGCTGCATCTGGCCGGCTCTGAGAGGAGGTGAGATTGAGTTGGAAATTTGGGGTTTCACGCTCAGAGACCACGCACCCATCAGGACCGCCGAGGCTCGACAAAGGCGGCACGACCTTGGTCAGATCACAGGCACCCGTACTGCGGCCGTGAGCGTCAGCGCTGGCCAAGGGGAAAGCAAAACTGCCAGCTAACAACGTACGTGGAGCACCCAAAGTCGAATCCGGCGATGTTGACGCCCGCTGTGTCCTTGTTAGCACCCCAGGACTGGCATCTCCGGTTTCGATGCTCGTACCGAACTGGacacccgctgctgccgcccgagcCTGCGGCTTTGCCGGGAAGGCCGCGGCGCCACCGGcaacggcgaggaggggaAGTAGGCTGTGCTGCATTGTGAGGAAGTTGAATAGGGGTCACAAACTGTTGCTGGAGCGCGGTGACTGGAAGAAGCACACAACTCCTGAGTTCAGCGGCCCTCGAAGACGGGGGCCCGTCTTATATCAACGGGGCCAAAGAAGGGTCCGGGCAGGACGCCGAGAGCGGTCAATAATCGCCATGGCGCAGTAAACTCTGCCATTGTGCTTTAAAGCAGACTCGAATTGATTGTCATGCGGAGCTCTACACCCACTTTCAACGACTTGCCATTCCCGTGCCTGGTTCGGACGCCGCATCCCGCGCGCGATACTACCCTGTAAGGCATCTCGGATACTATGCATGTAATTAGTCCCCAGATCTTTACCTGGAAAGGCTGTGCAGTGATGTGCCGCAGCGCAGGAATCCCCGGGGCTCAGCGTTGCCCAGTCTGGAAATCGGCCCCATGCCCTCCATGATAGATGAGTGCTGGCCTGTCGATCGTTTTCCGGCGCTTTGACGGGCGAGGCGAGGCCCGTCGCAGATTAACAAGGCGCGGCGTCTAAGCAAGGGATGGTTCCCCGTCTGTGGGGAGCATGATGCCGCTCACTGCCGCTGCGAGTCTAGGGTTCCGCAAGCGGTAGATTAAGCCTTACATTCAGCCGCTTACACCGAGAGGATTGTCATGCCAACGCGGGCCGGATCCCGGATGCCTCCCGTGGTATGATGTAATATGCATGGAGAGCATACCGTAAAGCAGCGCTCCTGAGGGGGGACGCCGATTATGAAGTGCCTGAGTACCTAcactatagtactatacaAGCTGCCTGTCACCCGCTTGATGAGATATGTTATCCTCGTCTCAGCGTCAGCTTattcttttccttcttctagcccCTAGCTTTGGTATGATAGAAAAGCGTCACAGTCACAGCAGTGATAGCGACTAGTATTTGATGCTGGGCATGATTAATCTCTAGTGTCTATCAACACGCTTGAAGCTTCCCACTCCTCCCAGAGCTTTGCTGGTCGCCCTCAGCAGCGGTCGTCCCTGCCAGCGCCTCTTCGACAGCAACTCCTTCACTCTCAGACCCCTTCTCCGCCGACGGCAAATCATCTCTCCGTATTGTCCATCCTCCTGACCACCCGATCCATCCTGTCTCCCTCGGACCACGAGCGAGGCAGATGACCAGGGCCAGACCAGTAAACGCGACTAGGAACAGATAAGCTTGGAAATGTGATAATCAGCTCAAGATGAACTTACTACTGCAGCTCCCGCTGTACACCCAGCCACCCTGAGCATACAACCTGTTGCCCACCGCCGTGCCCGTCAACTGGCCGGCAAAGGAGAACACCATGTAGGCAGTGTTCACCCTGTTCCTCGCGTTGGGCTGGATACTGTAGATGGCCGCGCGGTTGCCGATCTGGGTGAactggccgccgagatcgatAGCGATGGCCTGGATCACCGGCCCAGCAACATTATACGACCCCGTGAACGTGCCGACGACAACGCCCGCCAGCTCCAACGTCACCCCCATCACAGCCGACACCAGCGGCGCCACCTTGTCGATCACCAGCCTGCTGTACACTGGCGCCGCCAGGATCACCACCACGCCGATCAGCCCAAACAGCCCGATGACCAGATTCGAGTACCCAAAGGGCGGGCTCGACAGGAGGAAGCTCAGCGTGGTCCAGTACGACGTGAACACAGCACTCAGCAGAAACGCGACCAGCGCGGCCtgcaccagcagcggctcggTCACGGCCAGGCGCAGCATGCTGGCCAGCACGCGGGCGTAGCTCCACGCGGCGCCGGGGTTCTTGCTCGGGTAGTCGGGCAGGCCGACGTAGAGCAGGGCCAGCACGAGCCActgggcgccgaggccgaacCAGTAGATGTTGCGCCAGCCGGGCGTGTAggcggccagcaggcccGAGAGGATGCGCGCGACCAGGATGCCGAGCGAGAGGCCCGAGACGACGATGGCGAGCGAgctggcgcgccgcgccgccggcgccaggtCGCCCACCAGCGGCAGCATGAGCTGCGGCGTCACGGTGGTGAAGCCGGCCAGGAAGGAGACGGCTGCGAAGGTGGTGAAGGATGTGGTCAGGCAGAGCGCGAGCCACTGGGTAAGGTAGGACGGGTGTCGATTTCGTCAATAACGGTGTCACATCGTGTTATggaaggacaaggagggAGCGAAGGTGATTAGGTACGTACAATCGTTGCTGTGAAGCCCACCAGGCCGAGGATGAACGGCCGCCGCGGGAAGATGTCGCCGAGCGGACAGAGGAGCAAGAGACCGCCCGCATAGCCGGCCTGCATGAGCGTCGCGACCGACGAGGCTTTTTCAAACGTGACGCCGAACCCCTCGGCTATGCGGTTGAGGATGGCTTGATTGTAGTACAGGTTGGAGACGGTGAAGCACGACGCCTGTGATGGCATGTCAGTTCCCGAACGTACTACTTGAGCATACTGGACGTTAACTGCGTGCAAAGACTGGTATGGCTTACGAAACCGAATAGCAGGTTCAGCCATATTGTGAACTTGGGCGGGTTCTGCGGATCGTAGCGCGCCGGCTTGGGTTTCCAATCCCACAAACGACGGACGAGACTCCATTTCGTCAGCAGCCCAGATGTGTTTACGGGCTCGATATCGTCCATGTCGTTTGGCCTCGCCTTGCTTGTTCCGCTCGCGTCCTGAGCCATGCTCGGAATACGTTTTCCGCCGAGTAGATCATCGGACCCAGGAGCATTCAGGCCACTTCCCAGGCCGATCGCCGGAGATAGGCCCGGAGGTTCTGATTGCTCGGCCGGCATGCTGCGCCGGAGCCGTGCCACGCCGGCCTGAGAGGACGACGCAGATATTGGAAGGCTGCGGCTGGCAACCTCGTGGTCCCTATCTGCTGCGAGGGAGTGGCGATTGGGCAGGTGAATCCAGCCTAGTAGTTGAGACAGCGGCTCGCTGGGGTCGCAGTGAAGGATGGGCCAGGCCGGATGGCGTCAGTGGGGCATATCCTCGCGAAAATGGCCGGTTCTCGGAAGTTACGAGCCCATAGTACGAGACAAGGAGAACAAGCAGATGAAAGGCGCCGCGTACACGCCAAAGTAATCCATGTGGTGAACTGCCAAATGCGCCGCTGATACCAATTTCTATCTGGATAATAACATCCAAGATGACACAGCCCCGGAACCCATGACCGCGTTCGTGACACATTATGATGTGAAAATTTTCGGCGGTCAACGGTTTTGCCCCAAGCTCACGATCCGTTCGGGACAACGCTTAATGTCCTGGCGTACTCCTACAGCACTATTGTATGCTTGCCCGTCAGGAGCTTACGACAGAGTTGGGGCTGAACAGGCGATTGAGAGGCAAAGTTGTCCCGATGAGAGAAACTCACCGCGTCGTGCTGAGACATGCATGTGGAACGACAAGAAGCATGTCGAGGTCTGAGCACAACCGTGCTGGCTCATGGTAGAATGAGAGCTACCATGAGCCATAACTTCTCGCACCGCGAGCCAGCCGCTGAGTCTCAAGGTTCTCATCTCGTCGTTCAAAGATCGAGAGAAGCATGAAAACGCTAATGAAACCCCCCAAGTTCCCCATATGAACTGCTCTTGAATCAAACCATAACTGAACCATAAGTATTCTACCACTATAGGAGAGTTCAACACTCTCTGAACGCTCACAGATCAATTGTTCTATTACCGAATTTTAATAGGATCATCGTATTCAACATTTTCATGAAACGAAGAAGAGAGCAAAACCCAAGCATGCACATCTTGAGAACTAAGCAATGAAAACCGCCCTAGATTTCATCTTCGAAAAGTCTGATCAATGTCCTGACACCACTGGCACCCGCGCCTCTCAAGGGTAAGCGAATATACACCGGAGCTTTCCGAGCCTTATTAGGTCATCTTCTCTTCCATAGGAGGACTCGCTCATCTACCGCGTGTAAGCTTCAGATGCTACACGTTAGCATTCTATGTCAACCATGATACAGGCCCTAATGAAACCGATGTTACCATCTACACTACATCTACAGCCAGCCCTTGGCTTACATCGGCACCAACCGTAAACGTTCTTCCCAGCAGCTTTGGCCAGCATCCAAATAGCAGCTGAGATCAGCACCTAAATACTAGTACTCGGCGAGTTAGGGAAGCTGAGGGCAACCTTGAGCTAGTGCTCGATGACAGACGACAGGCGGTGCAACACACAAGAGCACGGAGATCTCGCTTTCCGCGGCCGCGGAACGGGGGGATGTACCGGCGGCGCACTCAATGTCGATGACCATCAGGGGTACCTCGGAGGAGTGCACCTGTGTTTGACCCTTGCGGCTCTCCATCCACTTGTGAAGCAGGGGCAAGATGGTATCCTCCGAGGTCACAAACAAACCCCAACGTCCGCTCTAGTTCTCTTGCCGCCCGTCTGTGCACAGCCTTTACGACCCTCCATCTCGGATTCCCGGGCGCTTCTCCACGTCTGACGCAGACGACCTGACACGttgtgggggagggggtgaACCCACCTAGCTCGCGACGCCATGTTTCGCCGTGGGTTTCAGGAGCAGTTGAAGCGGAGCCAGCGATCACCCCTGTCCACACACGTCCGCCCATTGGATATCACCAATCCCCCGTTTGTGAGAAGAAGGCCATTTCCTCTTCGGAAGGGTCGACAGAGGTGCAATGGACAGGCTGATGACGCCAGGGCTCCCCCGGGGACCCGCACGCAAGTGCCGCGAGTCGATGGGGTTGCCGCGAGGCTCAAATTTCAGCTGTAGCCATCCCGGCCCGGGCCTCAAAGATGGCGCCGGATGATTAAGACGAACACCGCCCATCGCTGACTCAGAGTAGAGGAGTTCAGCACCTCAAGACACAATGGCCCGACAGCCATTTCGCCGACTTCGCAGGAGGCTGGTGCCTTCATTGCCACCGGATGGCAGACTTGACAAGAGGGATGACAGCGAGGACGCGGACGAGCAAGAACCAGACGAAGACCAGGATTCCAGCGACCCGGGCTCGGGCaaggggaaagggaaaggAAACACAGGCAAAGACCCGGGCGCATCTCTtccgccgccctctcccCCAAGTTCAGCTCCACCGTCGTTGTCGCTACAGCCGACCACAGCTTCGACTCTGTCGACGACTACCACGAGTAGCACCAGTGCCACCTCCCACGAACCCTCTCAGGCCACCTCGCAGCATCTCGTCTCCTCCAGCAACACAATCACCGTTACCAGTGTGGCCTCCTCCGGTGACCCAGCCAGCGTTACCCGACCATCCATCTCGACTCCCTCTAGCCTGCTGACTAGGACCGTGATGATTGGGGCGCAAACCCAGGTCTCCCGAACGTCAATAACAGGTACAGGACTCTCACCCCAGCTGAGGATCCTTGCGCCGCATTCGTAGCTACGTGGACTAACTTCCAAGATACAGACGCAGACGTCTCGTTTGGCGCCACATCCACATCAAGCAAGCCGATGGCAGCGACGCGTGGTGGCGGTAACGCTCTCTCCGCTGGACAAGTAGCCGGCATCGTAATCGGCACAATCGGTACGGACTGCTCTCTGCCACACTAGCGCCTCTTCACGTTGCTTACTCCTCCGTTAGCATTCCTCCTCCTGGCGGCGACTTccgccttcctcctctacAGCAGACGCAAACAGCCAAGCCAACCCTCCCCGTCCCGGCCTCCCTCAGCCCACGTAAATCCCAATCCGGACCCCTATTACGACCAAACCCCAGACCGCAGGCCCGAGATGCGAGAATCGTCTTTCGAGCGCGCACCGCAGCCCTTAGCCTCTCACCCCATCGGGCTAGGAATCACCCTCCCCGCAAAGCCCAAGCCAACACTCCGCCTGTCCCAATGGCTAGCCGACCTACGGCACTCGCGCCTCTCATCGCGCCGCCAGACGGCCGTGTCCGAGCGGACGCAGGACAGCGAcaacagcggcagcagcaccgacCGCCACCGCGCCACCCACCAGCGGCACTCCTCCGCCAcccccttcgccgccgccgccgaggccgacccCGATCCTGGCCACGGCTCCGACTGGGAGGACCCGGACGCAGACGCGGACACGGCCTccatcctctccctcccgaCCACCATCGTCACCAACCGCCACACAGCCAGCACCATCCTCCCCGCGACCGCGCTGAGCTACCCCCGCGTGCCGGTCCCGGTTCAGCAGCGCCACCCACCATC is part of the Thermothielavioides terrestris NRRL 8126 chromosome 2, complete sequence genome and encodes:
- a CDS encoding glycoside hydrolase family 5 protein (CAZy_ID 269802), with product MQHSLLPLLAVAGGAAAFPAKPQARAAAAGVQFAGVNIAGFDFGCSTTGACDLTKVVPPLSSLGGPDGAGQMQHFTQDDGLNIFRLPVGWQYLVNNNLGGTLDSGNFGRYDQLVQACLATGAYCMLDVNARWNGQIIGQGGPQNDQFTSLWTQLATKYANQTKVIFGVMNEPHDVPDIGTWADTVQAVVTAIRAVAKTQMIALPGNDWTSAQAMPTKSGPALLKVKNPDGTTDGLIIDVHKYLDSDNSGTHTECVTDNVSDTFQPLATWLKTNNRTAILSETGGGNTDSCKKYFCQQLDFLNQNSDVFLGYIGWAAGSFDPTTYELSEVPTKNGNTWTDSALVQACLKRT